A single window of Paenibacillus sp. SYP-B4298 DNA harbors:
- a CDS encoding biotin--[acetyl-CoA-carboxylase] ligase, whose translation MSEQVLRMFLDKEGEYVSGEAISRELQVSRTAVWKKIRKLEEEGYRFEASRKLGYKLLSGPDRLSAVKLQAMLDTRWLGRRLHLHDTVDSTQHVARRLAEEGAPEGTLVIAEQQLQGKGRLGRRWESPKGKGVWLSLLLRPKLSLQRSPQLTLLTAVALCRALRRLTELDIGIKWPNDLLSGGKKLSGILLESSAEEERLSYVIAGIGISANLEESDYPPELLEKAASLYMLGGRKLDRHQIVASFMKELEELYELYMREGFCPIRTLWEALAVSLHKHAVLTTPQGELEGVPVGLDENGALLLKMDNGEVLPVFSAEMGWP comes from the coding sequence ATGAGCGAGCAAGTATTAAGGATGTTTCTGGATAAGGAAGGCGAGTATGTCTCCGGGGAAGCCATCAGCCGCGAGCTGCAGGTGAGCCGGACAGCCGTATGGAAGAAAATCCGCAAGCTGGAGGAAGAGGGCTATCGCTTCGAGGCTTCACGCAAGTTGGGCTATAAGCTGCTATCGGGCCCTGATCGGCTCAGCGCCGTCAAGCTGCAGGCCATGCTGGATACCCGTTGGCTGGGAAGGCGGCTCCATCTGCATGACACTGTGGATTCGACGCAGCATGTAGCGCGCAGGCTGGCAGAGGAGGGGGCGCCGGAGGGAACGCTCGTCATAGCCGAGCAGCAGTTGCAGGGCAAAGGCCGACTCGGCCGCAGATGGGAGTCCCCCAAGGGCAAGGGGGTCTGGCTCAGTCTCTTGCTTCGTCCTAAGCTTAGTCTTCAGCGCAGTCCGCAGCTAACGCTGCTGACGGCCGTAGCGCTGTGCCGGGCTTTAAGGCGACTAACCGAACTGGACATTGGGATCAAATGGCCGAATGATCTGTTGTCCGGGGGGAAAAAGCTCAGTGGCATTCTGCTGGAGTCCTCGGCAGAGGAGGAGCGGCTAAGCTATGTGATTGCAGGGATCGGCATTAGCGCCAACCTGGAAGAGAGTGATTACCCGCCGGAGCTGCTGGAGAAGGCGGCTTCGCTGTATATGCTCGGAGGGCGAAAGCTTGATCGGCACCAGATTGTCGCCAGCTTCATGAAGGAGCTGGAGGAGCTATACGAGCTGTACATGAGAGAGGGCTTCTGCCCGATCCGAACGCTCTGGGAGGCGCTGGCGGTATCGCTGCATAAGCATGCGGTGCTCACGACGCCACAGGGCGAGCTGGAGGGCGTACCCGTCGGACTCGACGAGAATGGCGCCT